A window from Kovacikia minuta CCNUW1 encodes these proteins:
- a CDS encoding DUF928 domain-containing protein, translated as MVSPSSLITVAASTSVLLLQPLSFSVSQSQNAVHSSSFGFTAPALAAESVLYKPPIRQRPVGRTSGTGSRGCDSKTPSVPITPLVPKGHVGQTISGRPTFFWYSADTKPVRFALVEPGIPKPILEKTVQVTKPGIMQLELPKEVAELNTGKEYRWSVSIICNPNRPSNDTFTQAFIERVALDPELTKQLAATQSPQDRARILAQTGLWYDALATLAQASAVKPSAQNDLLLLLDQAGLTEITARERKDDQAAKP; from the coding sequence ATGGTTAGCCCTAGTTCTTTGATAACCGTTGCAGCATCCACCTCAGTTCTCCTGTTGCAACCGCTTAGTTTTTCCGTTTCCCAGAGCCAGAATGCGGTTCATTCCAGCAGTTTTGGGTTTACCGCTCCCGCTTTGGCAGCAGAAAGTGTTCTGTATAAGCCACCCATCCGTCAGCGTCCTGTTGGGCGCACCAGTGGCACTGGTTCCCGTGGGTGTGACAGTAAAACGCCATCTGTTCCCATCACTCCTCTGGTTCCCAAAGGACATGTGGGACAAACCATTTCGGGTCGTCCTACTTTCTTCTGGTACTCAGCCGATACCAAACCGGTGAGATTTGCACTGGTAGAACCCGGTATTCCCAAGCCAATTCTTGAAAAAACGGTACAGGTTACCAAGCCAGGAATTATGCAGCTTGAGTTGCCCAAAGAAGTGGCAGAACTTAATACAGGTAAGGAATATCGCTGGTCAGTTTCCATTATTTGCAATCCCAACCGTCCCTCAAACGATACCTTTACCCAGGCTTTCATCGAACGGGTCGCCCTTGACCCCGAATTGACAAAGCAACTCGCAGCAACGCAATCTCCCCAGGATCGCGCTCGTATCCTGGCGCAAACGGGGCTTTGGTATGACGCCCTGGCAACCCTTGCACAGGCTAGCGCGGTGAAACCCTCCGCCCAAAATGACCTGTTATTATTGCTTGACCAGGCTGGTTTGACCGAGATTACTGCCCGTGAGCGCAAGGACGATCAGGCCGCAAAGCCATAG
- the pgm gene encoding phosphoglucomutase (alpha-D-glucose-1,6-bisphosphate-dependent): MQTVEEKVNPLAGKPAPPEILIDVEKLLDQYYTIHPDPENPLQQVSFGTSGHRGSSANGTFNEDHILAVSQAVVEYRTSQGIDGPLYLGIDTHALSTPAQKTALEVLAAHGVEVYIAAGEGYAQYTPTPVVSHAILAYNRGRSSGLADGIIITPSHNPPADGGFKYNPPSGGPAEPEITKWVQNRANELLANKNQDVKRIAYDAALNAPTTHRFDFITPYVKDLENIIDIEAIRSSGIRIGADPLGGSNIAYWEPIAQHYGLNITLVNNTVDPTFRFMTVDWDGKIRMDCSSPSAMASLVRIKDDYDIAFGNDTDSDRHGIVTKSVGLMNPNHFLSVAIWYLFTQRTGWSATSAIGKTLVSSSMIDRVAKEIGRQVCEVPVGFKWFVDGLLDGSFGFGGEESAGASFLRKDGTVWTTDKDGIIMDLLAAEITAKTGKDPGQHYQALTDRLGNPFYKRIDAPASPEQKARLSKLSPEDVKASTLAGDAITARLTNAPGNGAAIGGLKVVTENGWFAARPSGTENVYKIYAESFKSEAHLEQILQEAQQIVTEAL; the protein is encoded by the coding sequence ATGCAAACCGTGGAAGAAAAGGTGAACCCCCTTGCTGGAAAGCCTGCCCCCCCTGAAATTTTAATTGATGTCGAAAAGTTGCTGGATCAGTACTATACGATTCATCCTGATCCTGAAAATCCGTTGCAACAAGTTAGCTTCGGCACTTCTGGGCATCGGGGTTCCTCTGCCAATGGTACCTTCAACGAAGACCATATCCTGGCAGTATCCCAGGCAGTGGTTGAGTACCGCACCAGCCAGGGGATTGATGGTCCTTTATATTTGGGAATTGATACCCACGCACTTTCCACCCCTGCCCAGAAGACCGCGCTGGAAGTGCTGGCAGCCCACGGCGTAGAAGTTTATATTGCAGCAGGCGAAGGTTACGCCCAATATACTCCTACTCCGGTGGTTTCCCACGCTATCCTTGCCTACAACCGGGGGCGAAGCAGCGGTCTGGCGGACGGTATTATCATTACTCCCTCCCACAATCCTCCTGCGGATGGGGGCTTTAAGTACAATCCACCCTCTGGTGGTCCGGCGGAACCGGAAATCACCAAATGGGTTCAGAACCGTGCCAATGAGTTGCTGGCAAACAAGAATCAAGATGTGAAACGGATTGCTTACGATGCCGCGTTGAATGCCCCGACAACCCATCGATTTGACTTCATCACTCCCTATGTGAAGGATCTGGAAAATATTATTGATATTGAGGCCATTCGATCGTCGGGTATTCGAATCGGAGCTGATCCGTTGGGAGGGTCGAACATTGCCTATTGGGAACCGATCGCCCAACACTACGGCTTAAACATTACCCTCGTTAACAACACGGTAGACCCCACATTCCGCTTTATGACGGTGGATTGGGACGGAAAAATTCGGATGGATTGTTCTTCTCCGTCTGCTATGGCAAGTCTGGTCAGAATCAAAGACGACTATGACATCGCCTTTGGAAATGATACGGATTCCGATCGCCACGGCATTGTGACTAAAAGTGTCGGGTTGATGAACCCCAATCATTTCCTTTCGGTGGCAATCTGGTATTTGTTTACCCAAAGAACAGGTTGGTCGGCAACCAGCGCGATCGGTAAAACGCTCGTCAGCAGTAGCATGATCGATCGGGTGGCGAAAGAGATTGGGCGGCAGGTTTGCGAAGTTCCAGTCGGCTTCAAATGGTTCGTGGATGGGTTGCTGGATGGCTCCTTTGGCTTTGGCGGCGAAGAGAGCGCCGGGGCTTCCTTCCTGCGAAAAGATGGGACTGTGTGGACTACAGATAAAGACGGCATCATTATGGATCTGCTGGCAGCGGAGATTACCGCCAAGACCGGTAAAGATCCGGGGCAGCATTATCAGGCACTCACCGATCGGTTGGGCAACCCCTTCTACAAACGGATTGATGCCCCTGCCAGCCCTGAACAGAAAGCCCGCCTGAGTAAGCTATCTCCAGAGGATGTGAAAGCTTCCACCCTGGCAGGGGATGCAATTACTGCCCGATTAACCAACGCTCCCGGAAACGGTGCCGCGATCGGCGGGCTGAAGGTGGTGACAGAGAATGGCTGGTTTGCTGCCCGTCCCTCTGGCACCGAAAATGTTTATAAGATCTATGCCGAAAGCTTCAAGAGTGAAGCACACCTGGAACAAATCTTGCAGGAAGCGCAGCAGATTGTAACGGAGGCGCTTTAG
- a CDS encoding M23 family metallopeptidase — translation MLKGLGWVGSISIFSSGIALAQGAANELVIQPPAAQSVQSSPALPTPAVPAAPSVTPEPFVPEALQPPQPLPESADAPTVNLPSARSGSSDYDGPTSLVFSERSTGCQAVLWQGRPVPNGICPPAEPTVSSNPSAVRVSSLGLGVTKPGVGIAPAVWDYYKRTLRPTGRLGNGNIRLIFPLSIPAPISSLFGWRTHPITGEQRFHSGTDLAAPLGTPVLAAYAGQVAIADFLGGYGLAIVLDHNKNTQQTLYGHLSEIFVKPGERIKQGDVIGRVGTTGFSTGPHLHFEFRQLTPEGWVAMDAGQQLEYAMAQLVKALQVAQAR, via the coding sequence GTGCTTAAAGGGCTCGGCTGGGTTGGAAGTATCAGTATTTTCAGCAGTGGTATAGCGCTGGCTCAAGGAGCTGCCAACGAACTGGTGATTCAACCCCCGGCTGCCCAATCGGTTCAATCCTCTCCTGCCCTCCCAACTCCGGCAGTTCCCGCAGCGCCTTCTGTCACCCCAGAACCCTTCGTTCCCGAAGCTCTTCAGCCTCCCCAACCCCTTCCAGAAAGTGCCGATGCCCCAACGGTCAATCTCCCCAGTGCTCGCTCCGGTAGCAGCGATTACGATGGACCGACCTCGCTGGTGTTTTCCGAGCGATCGACGGGGTGCCAGGCAGTTCTATGGCAGGGTCGCCCTGTCCCAAATGGGATTTGCCCACCGGCTGAACCCACCGTTAGCAGCAATCCTTCAGCTGTCAGGGTCAGTTCCCTGGGGCTGGGTGTGACGAAACCTGGGGTGGGAATTGCCCCCGCAGTGTGGGACTACTATAAGCGAACCCTGCGACCAACGGGACGGCTGGGTAATGGCAATATTCGATTAATTTTCCCCCTCTCGATTCCAGCCCCCATTTCCTCCCTGTTCGGTTGGCGCACTCACCCCATTACTGGGGAGCAGCGCTTCCACTCTGGTACTGACCTGGCAGCTCCCCTGGGGACACCTGTACTGGCAGCTTATGCGGGCCAGGTGGCGATCGCCGATTTCCTTGGCGGTTACGGATTGGCAATTGTGCTAGACCATAACAAAAACACTCAACAAACCCTCTATGGTCACCTCTCAGAAATCTTCGTGAAACCAGGAGAACGGATTAAACAGGGTGATGTGATTGGACGGGTGGGCACCACTGGCTTTTCCACCGGACCCCACCTGCACTTCGAATTTCGCCAACTTACTCCTGAAGGCTGGGTTGCAATGGATGCCGGACAGCAATTGGAATACGCAATGGCGCAATTAGTCAAAGCGCTTCAGGTCGCACAGGCGAGGTAG
- the pgeF gene encoding peptidoglycan editing factor PgeF: protein MHTWQWRTWNNLPYLTCSLLESWSHGFFTQQFWSRPPVELTDILQPDAQVYRVKQVHGNTVLAPSEMETAVMAELRGDPSGDEPPAADGLITEAPNQAVWVCSADCTPVLIGDGATGQVAAVHAGWRGTALKIVPQAIARLQSQGSRLPDLRIAMGPAIAGERYQVSEQVAAQVGATLIAVEPEKVGEALEALHRLPNSPLLEDPEPGRVRLDVRRVNALQLEQLGISPEQVAIAPHCTYQDADNFFSYRRSRQKKAQWSGITSTSKRD, encoded by the coding sequence ATGCATACCTGGCAATGGCGCACCTGGAATAATCTACCTTACCTGACCTGTAGCCTATTAGAATCCTGGTCCCACGGTTTTTTTACGCAGCAGTTTTGGTCCCGTCCCCCAGTGGAGTTGACAGATATTTTGCAGCCTGATGCCCAGGTGTATCGGGTCAAGCAGGTTCATGGTAATACGGTCTTGGCTCCGTCTGAGATGGAAACCGCAGTGATGGCTGAACTTCGTGGCGACCCATCAGGCGATGAGCCACCCGCTGCCGATGGTTTAATTACCGAAGCACCCAATCAAGCGGTCTGGGTTTGCAGCGCAGATTGCACTCCCGTTCTGATTGGGGATGGAGCAACCGGACAGGTGGCAGCGGTGCATGCGGGATGGCGGGGAACAGCGCTGAAGATTGTGCCCCAGGCGATCGCCCGCTTGCAATCGCAGGGTAGCCGACTGCCAGATCTGCGGATAGCAATGGGTCCAGCGATCGCAGGAGAACGGTATCAGGTATCGGAACAGGTGGCGGCTCAGGTAGGGGCAACCCTGATTGCAGTTGAGCCTGAAAAAGTTGGGGAAGCGCTAGAAGCACTGCACAGGTTACCCAACTCTCCTCTATTAGAAGACCCAGAACCGGGAAGGGTTCGTCTGGATGTTAGACGCGTTAATGCGTTGCAGTTGGAACAATTAGGGATTAGCCCAGAGCAAGTGGCGATCGCACCGCACTGCACCTATCAAGATGCAGACAACTTTTTCTCCTACCGCCGCAGTCGGCAAAAAAAAGCGCAGTGGTCTGGGATTACCAGCACCAGTAAAAGAGACTAA
- the budA gene encoding acetolactate decarboxylase — MPKLQCPISQSLWDALNLHSRRTGESIAHTVQRALSDALQVEQHTLFQVSTSGALVEGLYQGSVAVETLRQHGDFGLGTFEELDGELIVLDGHFYQARCNGQVLEAPSSAKVPFSVVTHFSPERTVILEKTQSFEDLVDQITPYRSTNNLFFAIRCQGHFDWIKVRTACKTPSGIPLVQAVSTQAEFEFQDIVGTLVGFWTPTYASTINVPGYHLHFISQDRKYGGHLLNLRGQQLELQLQLESDLRVAIPETLEFLQADLTKDPTQPLAFAETDRGVSSPGHQVQ, encoded by the coding sequence ATGCCCAAATTACAATGTCCCATTTCTCAATCTCTCTGGGATGCCCTCAACTTACATTCCAGGAGAACGGGTGAAAGTATCGCGCATACTGTTCAGCGGGCATTGAGCGACGCTTTACAGGTTGAACAACACACCCTGTTTCAAGTTTCTACTTCGGGGGCACTGGTGGAAGGGCTATACCAGGGGAGTGTGGCAGTAGAAACGCTTCGGCAACATGGAGATTTTGGTCTGGGAACCTTTGAAGAGTTAGACGGTGAATTGATTGTTTTGGATGGACATTTCTATCAGGCTCGCTGCAATGGTCAGGTCCTTGAGGCACCCAGTTCAGCGAAAGTTCCTTTTTCAGTTGTTACCCATTTCTCGCCTGAACGCACCGTGATTCTGGAAAAAACCCAAAGTTTTGAGGATTTAGTCGATCAAATCACCCCCTATCGATCGACCAATAATCTTTTTTTCGCAATTCGGTGTCAGGGGCATTTTGACTGGATCAAAGTTCGGACTGCCTGTAAGACGCCGTCGGGAATTCCTCTGGTACAGGCAGTTTCTACCCAGGCTGAGTTTGAGTTTCAAGATATCGTCGGGACGTTAGTTGGCTTCTGGACTCCCACCTATGCCAGTACCATCAACGTGCCGGGCTATCACCTGCACTTTATTAGCCAGGATCGTAAATACGGGGGACATTTGCTTAATTTACGGGGGCAGCAATTAGAATTACAACTGCAATTAGAGTCAGACCTGCGAGTGGCAATCCCTGAAACCCTTGAATTCTTACAGGCAGACCTGACTAAAGATCCCACCCAGCCTCTGGCTTTCGCCGAAACCGATCGGGGAGTCTCATCCCCAGGGCACCAGGTTCAATAG
- a CDS encoding alkaline phosphatase D family protein: protein MNDQTGHSILDELPLILAGPVLQHTEPTSVTVWIALKQACQVELKIYNTLSDGAVLGHAVMDGQRSTVALGKFLHIVAVTARSAIGQPLSSDRVYAYDLQFINQVNQTRQPLQQALCSSRFATVNISYFAHQKPTFVLPPAQLQDLRIIQGSCRKPHGDGFDALPIVDCLIEAAANQPHDRPHQLFLTGDQIYGDDVADPLLWVASQLGDALLGWEEQLPIGQREPGGFRTPKDLPQGQRAEVATHKAGFTAGLRNKRAKVNSHLMSLGEYYASYLLAWSPIGWLTPFPKGRTMTRDRKARRHWDREVRDMQQFIHTLWKVRRALANIPTYTIFDDHDVSDDWNLNQAWCLRVLGRPLGRRVVQNALLAYAVFQAWGNTPWQFEAGQPGEKLLAAAQSWSASRGTDTAVEEAIARYVGLPPSDHLTGLPTFSQQGSVLVLDRAPEALTWHYTVKSHCHEVIVLDTRTWRGYPLDQKLIAPPMLLCPSAFEQQLSQPLKQTAQATKAGESQIQATFIVAPTNLFGLKVIDWIHHWQLRHNKVFSTDVGDAWNIHTEALARFLSTLFEQRQHIVVLSGDIHYGSTVRLSHAYTTTPHQSRSVLVQLTASALKNEEALTHIIHTRLKDWLLPEKPRYWLGWSNPPDMVELSGKQRDSTIAKQLAQENHSHPPIPDWKCALEWIPRQSVQKSLIGQELAWLLTAQQQAKNHQWRWLKPLLGWKSRWFQDGREVVGLNNVAIVQFKWGDTTDAHTIIQDLHWFSSWHPIQIVYSRYEAKLESNQALLESIPTKGDRG, encoded by the coding sequence ATGAATGACCAAACCGGGCACAGTATTTTAGACGAACTTCCCCTGATCCTGGCGGGACCGGTGCTTCAACACACAGAACCCACGTCTGTTACTGTTTGGATCGCTCTGAAACAGGCGTGTCAGGTAGAACTGAAGATTTATAACACCCTGAGTGATGGTGCTGTGCTTGGCCACGCTGTTATGGACGGACAGCGCTCTACTGTGGCATTGGGGAAATTTCTCCATATTGTTGCAGTGACAGCCCGGTCTGCCATCGGTCAACCCCTGAGTAGCGATCGCGTTTATGCTTACGATCTCCAGTTTATTAACCAGGTCAACCAAACCCGGCAACCTTTGCAGCAGGCGCTATGCTCAAGTCGGTTTGCAACCGTTAACATTAGCTATTTTGCACACCAAAAGCCAACCTTTGTGCTGCCTCCCGCTCAGTTGCAGGATCTGCGGATTATTCAGGGGTCCTGTCGCAAGCCCCACGGAGATGGGTTTGATGCACTGCCAATTGTGGATTGTTTGATCGAAGCAGCTGCAAATCAGCCCCATGACCGTCCCCACCAACTGTTTCTCACGGGAGACCAAATCTATGGAGACGATGTTGCCGATCCCTTACTGTGGGTTGCCAGCCAGCTTGGAGATGCGTTGTTGGGTTGGGAAGAACAACTACCGATCGGTCAGCGGGAACCAGGAGGCTTTCGCACTCCCAAGGATTTGCCCCAGGGGCAACGAGCTGAGGTGGCTACACACAAGGCTGGCTTTACGGCAGGGCTACGCAACAAACGCGCTAAAGTGAACAGCCACCTGATGAGTCTGGGGGAATATTACGCCTCGTATTTGCTGGCATGGTCGCCGATCGGTTGGCTAACCCCTTTTCCCAAGGGACGGACGATGACCCGCGATCGCAAAGCCCGACGACATTGGGATCGGGAAGTGCGGGATATGCAGCAATTTATCCACACGCTGTGGAAGGTGCGCCGTGCCCTTGCCAACATTCCCACCTACACTATCTTTGATGACCACGATGTCAGCGATGACTGGAATCTGAATCAGGCGTGGTGCTTACGGGTATTGGGGCGGCCCCTGGGACGGCGGGTCGTGCAAAATGCCCTGCTTGCCTACGCGGTGTTTCAAGCTTGGGGGAATACACCCTGGCAGTTTGAAGCTGGGCAACCTGGTGAAAAGCTGTTAGCTGCGGCTCAGTCCTGGTCTGCTTCAAGGGGAACGGATACTGCCGTCGAGGAGGCGATCGCCCGCTATGTGGGGCTGCCCCCCAGCGACCACCTCACGGGTTTACCAACCTTTAGTCAACAGGGTTCAGTCCTGGTCCTCGATCGCGCTCCAGAGGCACTCACCTGGCACTACACGGTCAAAAGCCACTGCCATGAAGTGATTGTTTTAGATACCCGCACCTGGCGTGGGTACCCGCTCGACCAAAAATTGATTGCCCCGCCCATGCTGCTCTGCCCATCCGCCTTTGAGCAGCAACTTTCCCAACCCCTTAAGCAAACAGCTCAAGCTACTAAGGCAGGAGAATCTCAGATTCAGGCAACTTTTATTGTTGCCCCTACTAACTTGTTTGGGCTGAAGGTGATTGATTGGATTCACCACTGGCAACTGCGCCACAACAAAGTCTTTTCAACCGACGTGGGAGATGCCTGGAACATTCACACGGAAGCACTGGCAAGATTTCTCAGCACCCTGTTTGAACAACGTCAGCACATTGTTGTGCTGTCTGGAGATATTCACTACGGTTCTACGGTGCGGCTATCCCACGCTTACACTACAACGCCCCATCAATCACGCTCTGTGCTGGTGCAATTAACCGCCAGTGCGTTAAAGAATGAGGAGGCACTCACCCACATCATTCACACCCGCCTAAAGGATTGGTTACTCCCAGAGAAACCTCGATACTGGTTGGGATGGAGCAATCCGCCCGACATGGTTGAACTTTCTGGAAAACAGCGAGATTCTACGATCGCAAAACAGCTTGCCCAGGAAAACCACTCCCACCCCCCAATTCCTGACTGGAAATGTGCGTTGGAGTGGATTCCTCGACAAAGCGTTCAAAAATCTTTGATTGGGCAGGAACTCGCCTGGCTCCTAACGGCACAACAACAAGCAAAGAATCATCAATGGCGATGGTTAAAACCCTTACTAGGGTGGAAATCTCGCTGGTTTCAGGATGGGCGAGAAGTTGTTGGGTTGAATAACGTGGCGATCGTTCAGTTCAAGTGGGGCGACACAACTGATGCCCACACAATCATTCAAGATCTTCACTGGTTTTCTTCTTGGCATCCCATCCAAATTGTTTATAGCCGCTATGAAGCTAAACTGGAATCCAATCAAGCTTTATTGGAAAGCATTCCGACAAAAGGGGATAGGGGATAG
- a CDS encoding sugar phosphate nucleotidyltransferase, translated as MKAMILAAGKGTRVRPITYITPKPMIQILQKPVMEFLLELLRQHGFTEIMVNVSHLAHEIESYFRDGQRFGVEIAYSFEGRIVDGDLVGEALGSAGGMRRIQDFSPFFDDTFIVLCGDALIDLDLTAAVKWHREKGAIATVIMKTVPEEEVSSYGVVVTDEEGRIKAFQEKPSVEEALSTSINTGIYIFEPEIFDYIPSGVEYDIGSQLFPKLVEVGAPFYGIPMDFEWVDIGKVPDYWHAIRGVLSGEIKNVQIPGHQVAPGIYTGLNVAVNWDKVNIQGPVYIGGMTRIEDGATIIGPTMIGPNCWVCSGAHRR; from the coding sequence ATGAAAGCCATGATTCTGGCAGCTGGTAAGGGAACTCGTGTGCGTCCAATTACGTACATCACACCCAAACCAATGATTCAAATCCTGCAAAAACCCGTAATGGAGTTTTTATTGGAGTTGCTGCGACAGCATGGGTTCACTGAAATTATGGTCAATGTTAGCCACCTCGCCCATGAAATTGAGAGCTACTTCCGGGATGGTCAACGATTTGGGGTAGAAATTGCCTACTCCTTTGAAGGGCGCATTGTAGATGGCGATCTGGTGGGGGAAGCACTTGGCTCAGCCGGAGGAATGAGGCGGATTCAGGACTTTTCTCCTTTTTTTGATGACACCTTTATCGTGCTTTGTGGGGACGCCCTCATCGATCTGGATCTGACAGCCGCGGTGAAGTGGCACCGCGAAAAGGGGGCGATCGCCACGGTCATCATGAAGACTGTTCCTGAGGAAGAAGTGTCCAGTTATGGGGTTGTTGTCACCGATGAAGAAGGCAGAATCAAAGCCTTCCAGGAAAAACCCTCGGTTGAAGAAGCCCTCAGTACCAGTATTAACACTGGGATCTATATCTTTGAGCCAGAAATTTTTGATTACATCCCCTCTGGGGTGGAATACGACATTGGTAGCCAATTATTCCCCAAATTAGTAGAAGTGGGCGCACCCTTCTACGGCATTCCAATGGATTTTGAGTGGGTCGATATTGGTAAAGTCCCGGATTATTGGCATGCAATTCGTGGGGTTCTCTCCGGCGAAATAAAAAATGTACAAATTCCCGGCCATCAGGTTGCTCCTGGCATTTACACCGGACTAAATGTGGCAGTGAACTGGGATAAGGTCAACATTCAGGGTCCCGTTTATATTGGGGGTATGACCCGGATTGAAGATGGTGCAACCATTATTGGCCCAACCATGATCGGTCCCAACTGTTGGGTTTGTAGCGGCGCACACCGTCGATAA
- a CDS encoding segregation/condensation protein A has protein sequence MTLSLAQDAIAFLIDLAERGEIDPWDVNVINVIDRFLNELAPASAKGNPYETTLSQSGQAFLYASMLVLLKAESLTQTESTESDTDAQDEVEFFDPQGLGESALPPFLEKQLRRRAVAQPPKRRQVTLKELIDQLQTIAAALEDKTPRVRLHRPRPHSRSQAIRTIAQLAHQENLSEMAVALEQFFADHWSKITLGQEWLDFDLLLEFWLQIKASTGGVTPPSTEKGSKKSEPDPSSLTPHPSPNHDRVGVFWALLLLSAQSKVELAQEEFYQDLKIRLLSEQSISELANSSAFASPD, from the coding sequence ATGACCCTCTCGCTGGCACAGGATGCGATCGCTTTCCTCATCGACCTGGCAGAACGGGGCGAAATTGATCCCTGGGATGTCAATGTGATTAATGTGATTGACCGTTTCCTGAACGAGTTGGCTCCTGCCAGTGCTAAGGGAAACCCCTACGAAACCACCCTGTCCCAGTCAGGACAGGCGTTTTTATATGCATCGATGCTCGTATTACTTAAAGCTGAAAGTCTGACCCAGACAGAATCCACTGAATCAGACACAGATGCTCAGGACGAGGTAGAGTTTTTTGACCCACAAGGACTGGGGGAATCTGCACTCCCTCCCTTTTTAGAAAAACAATTGCGGCGGCGTGCAGTGGCACAACCGCCTAAACGCCGCCAGGTAACCCTGAAAGAATTAATCGATCAACTCCAAACGATCGCGGCTGCGCTGGAAGACAAAACGCCACGAGTACGCCTGCATCGTCCCCGACCCCACTCTCGCAGTCAGGCAATCCGAACGATCGCCCAACTTGCCCACCAGGAGAACCTTTCTGAAATGGCGGTTGCCCTGGAACAATTTTTCGCAGACCACTGGTCAAAGATCACCCTGGGCCAGGAATGGCTAGATTTTGACCTGCTGCTAGAATTTTGGCTCCAAATCAAAGCAAGTACTGGTGGGGTTACTCCTCCTTCAACCGAAAAAGGGTCTAAAAAATCTGAACCCGATCCCTCATCCCTCACCCCCCATCCCTCACCGAATCACGATCGGGTAGGCGTTTTCTGGGCATTGTTGTTACTGTCTGCCCAGTCAAAAGTGGAATTAGCGCAGGAAGAGTTTTATCAAGATCTCAAAATTCGTCTGCTTTCGGAGCAATCTATCAGTGAACTGGCTAACTCGTCTGCTTTTGCCTCGCCCGATTAA
- a CDS encoding LapA family protein, giving the protein MRQVNFVIIFVICLALVLFGIENTEPAIIHIVKGVQVQAPLSIELILAMGIGAVLAWVFSVWTSLQRVLDTGKEVRVKEERIHELEEDIERYKAEIQEQQRLLPAAKAEDAEVVTVQ; this is encoded by the coding sequence ATGCGACAAGTCAATTTTGTAATCATCTTCGTTATCTGTCTGGCCCTTGTTCTGTTTGGAATCGAGAACACAGAGCCAGCGATTATTCACATCGTCAAGGGGGTTCAGGTTCAGGCTCCCCTTTCGATCGAGCTGATCTTGGCAATGGGCATTGGAGCCGTGTTGGCATGGGTCTTCAGCGTTTGGACAAGTTTACAAAGGGTGCTAGACACGGGCAAGGAAGTGCGGGTTAAAGAAGAGCGCATCCATGAATTAGAGGAAGATATTGAGCGCTATAAGGCTGAAATTCAGGAACAGCAACGGTTGCTTCCTGCGGCTAAAGCAGAGGATGCAGAGGTCGTCACTGTTCAATAA
- a CDS encoding DUF3153 domain-containing protein: MPRLSIPDFQFPQWISQTIASLLRRSHTVWIMLLASFLLSGCIQSDLGLQFDNPNQGRIVQRIHIEERLITVSGASAQEWLETIAQRTRNLGGQVERQANQTVVVTIPFSNNADLETKFNQFFGSSQKTNPSLATKMNHLPEIKSNLTLKRNNLLLVERNRLHYELDLRSLGIFSSEGNLLISPSALINLEFRLKTPWGARSLTSTPLPPAIRETGDLVWHLVPGELNQIEAVFWLPSPLGIGTLVIVLLVLAGTFLKYPQVFTGANLSAPQ; encoded by the coding sequence ATGCCCCGACTCTCGATTCCCGACTTCCAGTTTCCCCAGTGGATTAGCCAAACGATCGCGTCTCTATTGCGGCGATCGCACACCGTCTGGATCATGCTCCTGGCATCTTTCCTGCTCTCCGGTTGCATTCAGTCTGATCTGGGGCTTCAGTTTGACAATCCCAACCAGGGCAGAATTGTCCAGCGCATTCACATTGAAGAGCGCCTGATAACCGTCAGTGGTGCCAGCGCTCAAGAATGGTTAGAGACGATCGCACAACGAACTCGAAACCTGGGGGGGCAGGTAGAACGGCAAGCTAATCAAACTGTGGTCGTCACGATTCCCTTTAGCAACAACGCAGATTTAGAAACAAAATTTAACCAGTTCTTTGGTTCGTCTCAGAAGACGAACCCATCCCTTGCCACGAAGATGAACCATTTGCCAGAAATTAAATCTAACCTGACGTTAAAGCGGAACAATTTATTACTGGTCGAGCGCAACAGATTGCACTATGAACTAGATTTGCGATCGCTTGGCATCTTTTCCTCTGAAGGTAATTTGTTGATTAGCCCCAGTGCCCTGATTAACCTGGAGTTTCGCCTCAAAACTCCTTGGGGTGCCCGCAGTCTCACCTCCACCCCCCTTCCCCCCGCCATTCGGGAAACGGGAGATTTAGTTTGGCACCTGGTTCCTGGGGAGTTGAATCAGATCGAAGCGGTGTTTTGGCTACCCAGTCCCCTGGGAATTGGTACCCTGGTGATTGTACTTTTGGTGCTGGCTGGTACCTTTCTGAAATATCCTCAAGTCTTCACGGGAGCGAATCTGTCAGCACCCCAGTAA